ACGCCAGCGCAGGCCTTGGCGGCGTCGATGACGGCCTGGTGGTCGAAGCGGTTGATGGCGTCGACAAAGCCCGGCTTGTTGATCAGCAGCGACTCGGGCGCGACGGTGCGCTTGATGGTGCCGTCCTTGAGCATGAAGTCCTGCATGCGACCATAGGCGGCCGGGTCCATCGCACCGATGCGCTTGCCGCCGTTCATCTCGAAGGCGCCTTTCATCGACTGCAGCTGCGCGTCGAGCAGGCGCATGTCCCAGCTGACCAGCGTGGCTTCGTCGGCACCGGTGGGCTTGGTGCTGGGGTAGTTCTTCCAGTGCAGCTTGAGCGCGCACATCGGGTTGGTCTGGACGAACAGCGTCGCCTTGGCAGCGCCGCGCGAGATCGCCTCGACCATGGCCGGGTCGGCGTCGATGGTCTTCTGCAGCGTGCCGAAGGTGAAGTCGGGCAGCGCGCGCCAGGCCGGGTCGAACAGCACGCGCATCTTGGTGCCCGCATTCTGGAAGCCGGCGAGTGCCGAGCCCCAGAACATCAGCGCCTGCACGCGGTCGCTCTTGAGTGCTTCGAGGGCGGGCGCACCCGCGCCGGTCGCGATGATCTGCACGTCCGAGTCGGGGTTGATGCCGTTCGAACGCAGGTAACCCTTGAGCAACGGCACGCCACCGGTGCCGAGGCTGAAGATCCCGATCTTCTTGCCCTTGAGGTCGGCCACGGTCTTGATCGGGCCGTCCTGCATCACGCCGACGCCCCAGTCGATCACCCCGGTGCCCATGAGGCCACGCACCGCGACGTTGTTCTCGGTGTTGGCCTGGATCAGGCCGGTCGAGTTCAGCTGCGCGAAGTCGACCGCGCCGCCGACCATCTGCTGGATGCCCTGCAACGACCCACCCACGGTGATGACCTTGACGTCGTAGCCCTCGTCACGCCAATAGCCCAGGACGATCGGCAGCGTCAGCCAGGGGTAGGTGACGTTGAGCACTTGCGTGCCCACGGCAATGGTCACGGTCTTGAGCGGCTTGGTCGGTGCCTGCGCCGAAGCCTGGAAGGCAGTGACGGCGGCCAGACACAGGAGCACGAAAGCGCGAAACCCTGAGAAACCGGAGAGGCGGCGTGAAGACATGTGCATGGATCCGTAGGCTGGAGATCGATCGGAGCGGCAAAGTTAGCAGGCACCGAATGATTCCTAAAACACCCGTTTCAGCGGTCTATGCGCACATTTTTGGAACATAGGACGCCTGCGACGACGCGACTGCAAGGCGCATGCCCGGGGTGTTGCCGCGACGCGCGTTCGTCGCTCCACGCCAAACGAAAAAGCCCGCGACCTTGCGATCGCGGGCTTGTTCTCATGCCGGCAAGCCGGCGCGGCGATTACAGCGCGTTGGTGCGGGTCGCGTTGCGTGCATCGGCACGCACCGCGGCGCGGTCGATCTGGCTACCACCGACCGACAGCACGCCGGCCGAAGCGACTTCACCGTAGATGTTGCCTTGGCGTGCGGTCTGCACGGCCTGGCTGCGCACCGTGGCGCGGTCGGCGCTGGCCGTCAGTGCGGGAGTCACACCGGCGAACGACGCTTCCGAGAACACGTCACCGGCACGGGCCGTGGCGCGGGCTTGTGCGTCCACGTCGGCGCGGCTGGCCACTGAGTTCACGGTGAGCACGCCGTCGTACGTTTCGGCTTGGGCGCCCACGGCGGCCAGGAGGGACAGGGTTGCTGCGGCGATGATCTTCGAGGTCTTCATTTCGTTTCTTTCAAGAGGTTGGATGATTTCGAACCGGTATCGGGGGCACCGCCTTCGTGGCGGCCACCGCTCGGTGCCTAGCTCACCCAGAACAGCGTCTTCAACTTGTTGTGTTCGCTGCTCTGTTGGATGAATTGTGCGCCGGCAACTAGGTGAAAACCCTGTCGAAAATGAACCGCGCTGTTCACACCAGCGAAACAATGGCGCGCCCTTGACCTACAGAACGGCGCAATCGACCGCGGGCGAGATGCCGCGCGTCAGCATCCGTCCCGCGCGTGCCAGCACCCTCGTCTCGCCGCCGCGGTAGGCCTGCCGTCCGTTCACGAAGACGTGCACGATGCCCACGCTCACCCCATGCGGCTGGTCGTAGGTCGCGGTGTCGGACACCGTCTCGGGGTCGAACACCACCACGTCGGCCATCGCACCCACGCGCAACAGGCCCCGGTCCGCGATGCGCAGGTTGCGCGCGGTCATGCCGGTCATCTTGTGGATCGCCTGCTCCAGCGTGAACAGCCGGCGGCCACGCCAGTAGCGCGCCAGCACCCGCGGGAAGGCGCCCCACAGGCGCGGATGCGGATGGCGGTCGTGCGGCAGTCCGTCGCTGCCGATCATGGTCAGTGGGTGCGCGATCACACGTTCGACATCTTCCTCGTGCATCTGGAAGTAGCAGGCGCCGCCGGGCTTGAGCCGCGTGCAAGCCTCCTGCTGGCTCACGCCCCACTCGCGCGCGATGTCGGAAATCAGGCGCCCGGTCATCTGCGGATGCGGGTCGGACCAGGTCAGCAGCACGTCGATCACGCCGTCGACCAGGTCCTCGCGCAGCACGGTGGAGCCCGCCACGTAGGGGTAGACGTCCATCGAGATCTTCTGCCGCTGCGCGAGCGCCTCGATCAGCGGCAGCGTCTCTTTCGTGCGGCCCCAGTTGGCCGGGCCGGCGCACTTGTGGTGCGAGATCACGAGCGGCACGCCCGCGGCGAACGCCGTGTCGCCGGCCTCGTGCATCGCCTCGATGATCTGCTGCATCTCGCTGCGCAGGTGGGTCGCGTACACGCCGCCATGCCGGGCCACCACGCGTGCGAGCGCCGTGACCTCTTCGGCGGGCGCCGCCATCGCCTCTTCGTAGAACAGGCCGGACGACAGGCCGTGTGCGCCCTGGGCCATGCAGTCGTCGAGCAGCGCCGCCATGTGCGCCCGTTGCGCCTCGTCGGCCGGCCGATCGAGCGCATCCATGGCCGCGAAACGCAGCGTGGTGTGGCCGACCAGCGCGGCGACATTGAGCGCCGGCTGGCTCGCGGCGACCGCGGCGCGGTATTCGGCCATGGTCGCGTACTGGAACGAATCGCCGCCCAGCAGCGTGAGCGGCGGCTTCGACTGCACCGTGCGGTACGGCGCCAGCGAGATGCCGCAGTTGCCGGTCACCACCGTGGTGATGCCCTGCGACACCTTGGGCAGGCACAGCGGATCGCGCAGCACGATCGCATCGTCGTGGGTGTGGGCGTCGATGAAGCCCGGCGCGATCACCCGGGCCGTGCAGTCGACCACCTCGACATCGGCAAGGGCAAGGCCGTGCGGCAGCCGATGGCGCAGGCCTTCGCCCAGCGCGACGATGCGGTCGTCCCGCAGCAGCACGTCTCCGGGCCAGCTTGGGCCGCCCGAGCCGTCCACCACCAGGCCCGCTTCCAGCAAGATCGCTTGCGTCATGGCGCGTCCTCCACATCGCCCGTGCGGCCGCTGACCACGCCGCCACCGTCCCAGCTCTGCAAGGGGAACTTCGTCGCGTCGATGCCGTGCCGCTGGAAGGCCTCCCGCGCGCGCTGCAGTCGCTGCATGGCCGGCTCGCCGCAGCGCTGCGCGACCAGCACGGTGAGGATCTCGATCACGGTGAGATGCGTCAGGTAGGCATCGATGCCCACGTGCATCACGGCATCGTCGGGCACCGACAGCGCAATCAGAAAGTCGGCCTTGGCGGCCAGCGGCGTGCCCGGCCGCGTGATGGCGATCACCTTCGAGCCCTGAGCCCGCGCGATGTCGACCGCGTCGAGTAGCGAGGGCATGCCGCCCACGTGCGTGATGGCGATCACCACGCCGCCCGGCCGCTGCGCCGCGCCGGCGACCTGCTGCAGGTGGTAGTCGGCCCAGGCGTTGGCCGAGATGCCGAGGCGGAACAGCCGCGCCTGCAGATCGTTGGCCATGAACCAGGACGTGGCGCCCGCGCCGTACAGGTCGACGTGCGGCGCCGCCACGATGGCGGCCACCGCGCGGTCGAGCACGGCCATGTCGAGCTGGTTGCGCACGCCGGCCACCGAGGCCGCCGCGCTGCGCGCGATCTTCGACACCACCTCGTCGGCCGTGTCCTCGATGTTCACGCGGCGGTGCAGCGGCGAGCCGCCGAGCGCGAGCTCCTGCGCCAGCGCCAGCTTGAATTCGCGCAGGCCCGCGAAGCCCAGGTCGCGGCAGGTGCGCATGATGGTGGGCACCGAACTGCGCGAGCGCTCGGCCAGGAACTCGAAGCTCTCTTCGAGCACACGGTCGGGGTCCTCGAGGATCAGGTCGAGGATCGCGCGCCGCGTGGCGGGCGCCTTCGCACGGATGTCGGCGATCT
The sequence above is drawn from the Variovorax sp. J2L1-78 genome and encodes:
- a CDS encoding N-acyl-D-amino-acid deacylase family protein; the protein is MTQAILLEAGLVVDGSGGPSWPGDVLLRDDRIVALGEGLRHRLPHGLALADVEVVDCTARVIAPGFIDAHTHDDAIVLRDPLCLPKVSQGITTVVTGNCGISLAPYRTVQSKPPLTLLGGDSFQYATMAEYRAAVAASQPALNVAALVGHTTLRFAAMDALDRPADEAQRAHMAALLDDCMAQGAHGLSSGLFYEEAMAAPAEEVTALARVVARHGGVYATHLRSEMQQIIEAMHEAGDTAFAAGVPLVISHHKCAGPANWGRTKETLPLIEALAQRQKISMDVYPYVAGSTVLREDLVDGVIDVLLTWSDPHPQMTGRLISDIAREWGVSQQEACTRLKPGGACYFQMHEEDVERVIAHPLTMIGSDGLPHDRHPHPRLWGAFPRVLARYWRGRRLFTLEQAIHKMTGMTARNLRIADRGLLRVGAMADVVVFDPETVSDTATYDQPHGVSVGIVHVFVNGRQAYRGGETRVLARAGRMLTRGISPAVDCAVL
- a CDS encoding helicase SNF2, whose translation is MKTSKIIAAATLSLLAAVGAQAETYDGVLTVNSVASRADVDAQARATARAGDVFSEASFAGVTPALTASADRATVRSQAVQTARQGNIYGEVASAGVLSVGGSQIDRAAVRADARNATRTNAL
- a CDS encoding ABC transporter substrate-binding protein — its product is MSSRRLSGFSGFRAFVLLCLAAVTAFQASAQAPTKPLKTVTIAVGTQVLNVTYPWLTLPIVLGYWRDEGYDVKVITVGGSLQGIQQMVGGAVDFAQLNSTGLIQANTENNVAVRGLMGTGVIDWGVGVMQDGPIKTVADLKGKKIGIFSLGTGGVPLLKGYLRSNGINPDSDVQIIATGAGAPALEALKSDRVQALMFWGSALAGFQNAGTKMRVLFDPAWRALPDFTFGTLQKTIDADPAMVEAISRGAAKATLFVQTNPMCALKLHWKNYPSTKPTGADEATLVSWDMRLLDAQLQSMKGAFEMNGGKRIGAMDPAAYGRMQDFMLKDGTIKRTVAPESLLINKPGFVDAINRFDHQAVIDAAKACAGV
- a CDS encoding MurR/RpiR family transcriptional regulator, encoding MTPSLLQKIADIRAKAPATRRAILDLILEDPDRVLEESFEFLAERSRSSVPTIMRTCRDLGFAGLREFKLALAQELALGGSPLHRRVNIEDTADEVVSKIARSAAASVAGVRNQLDMAVLDRAVAAIVAAPHVDLYGAGATSWFMANDLQARLFRLGISANAWADYHLQQVAGAAQRPGGVVIAITHVGGMPSLLDAVDIARAQGSKVIAITRPGTPLAAKADFLIALSVPDDAVMHVGIDAYLTHLTVIEILTVLVAQRCGEPAMQRLQRAREAFQRHGIDATKFPLQSWDGGGVVSGRTGDVEDAP